From a single Eleginops maclovinus isolate JMC-PN-2008 ecotype Puerto Natales chromosome 2, JC_Emac_rtc_rv5, whole genome shotgun sequence genomic region:
- the LOC134879300 gene encoding uncharacterized protein LOC134879300: protein METTSNKSGKSGSSFHSSASSTNALLRARAKAAATKVRAEYAEQEAKARIEKVKKETEAETLAICREAAEAEAVAAVWESAVSGSNNYIVLDETNSTEQSKLERTSEYIQTHFHSTNSVQQTAMKASSPPTQPITYATLSYSPNNPFVSRHQPPVFSYDSTNNVDFTDYDLDYAPPAAKESVSQNPFTREGPRVIPKTLTSQISDLNIGAPSFNPQPTNTQSMPATEHLAQYLARRDLVNTSLYEFDDKPENYRAWLSSYKNATQGLGLTATEELDLMTRWLGKESSNQVKRLRAVHIASPQIALGKAWERLQECYAAPEVIEKALFTRLDAFPRVSAKENLKLRELADLLMEVQCAKEDGYLPGLSYLDTTRGIEPIVTKLPYGLQEKWISAGSKYKEANGGRFPPFDYFTKLICYEAKKRNDPSFAFLNTTTMSSVRAEGAFPKTFKKPIAVHKINVTPTESNVSSDPSKICPIHAKPHPLKKCKAFRAETLDDRKVFLKENGICFKCCSSTNHMAKDCTTIVKCFECDSTRHISAMHPGPAPHLTTPLTSPQHGGEGEEVNDTSEVSASCTAVCGTGQVGRSCSKICLARVYQKDHPEEAIKAYVVLDDQSNRSLAKSSFFDKFDIHTKPYPYQLKTCSGIVDTFGRRASDFIVESLNGKVRIPLPPLTECNDLPDNRSEIPTPNAALHQPHLSKVAEHIPKLDPTAEILLLLGRDAIRAHKVREQINGPANAPFAQRLDLGWVLVGEVCLGSTHKPNVSSFRTAMVDCHRPSLFQPCTSLLHIKEELHDRLPGNSALPPRAKEHSLGQNVFDCTEQDNKLAPSIEDETFLKMMDKDVYRNDSHSWVAPLPFRLPRQQLPNNREQALKRFGSLQRQFKRKPEMQQQYVEFMGKLLKNNHAEVAPELREEECWYLPSFAVYHPQKPDQIRVVFDSSAQQSGISLNNVLLTGPDLNNTLLGVLMRFRKDKVAVMADIQQMFYCFLVDEKHRNYLRFLWFKDNNVANEVIDYRMKVHVFGNSPSPAVSIYGLRRAIRDGAEKYGTDTVNFVERHFYVDDGLCSVPTDAEAIGLLHRTQASLAESNLRLHKFVSNSQAVLEAFPSEDCVQAKRDVDLSGDESPTQRSLGLLWEIASDTFTFSVSTDTKPFTRRGVLSMVNSVFDPLGFLAPVTIQGRGLLRELNSETSEWDTPLPEDKLGKWEAWRNSLQDLRHFHIPRMYTGICPAKAERVELHVFSDASVKAIGAVAYLKAIQEDTVDVGFVMAKAKLAPQSDPTIPRLELCAAVLAVEIAELIQDELDLKLDATKFYTDSKVVLGYIYNQSRRFYVYVHNRVQRIRQSTIPEQWHYVNTEDNPADLASRSVPAAHLTKTMWFNGPTFLRKPSVQPDPASVIPQSFSIVSPESDAEVRPAVKSYITDLQGKVLSTERFERFSTFDTLQRAIALLIHIGRSFSTPTGKCKGWHHCDLPRSVDELSQAREVIIGAVQRNTFVKEFEALERGKQVPLSSCLRSLNPVLQDDLLCLGGRLKNADVSIEQKNPVILPKEHHVSLLLTRYHHAQVKHQGRQLTEGAVRAAGLWILGGKRLVNSTIHKCITCRRLRGRMQEQKMADLPTERLTTCPPFTYVGLDVFGPWHVSTRRTRGTQPQSKCWAILFCCMSSRAVHIEVITSMDTSSCINALRRFFAIRGPAKQLRSDCGTNFIGACKELGLSADQPDSTVQRYLQHQGCSWVFNPPHASHMGGSWERLIGLARRILDSTLREHSTRLTHDVLCTLMAEVTAILNARPLVPVSNDPENPFILTPSMLLTQKVGVPPPPGDFTGRDLLTKQWRQVQALSNLFWNRWRQVYLSTLQSRKKWTRSHQNLQDGDIVLLKDNQAARNNWPLAVVTKAIPGTDGRVRKVELKTANQGQPKTYLRPVTETVLLLHKN, encoded by the coding sequence ATGGAAACTACATCtaataaatcaggaaaaagtgGAAGCAGCTTTCATTCATCTGCCTCATCAACCAATGCTTTACTTCGTGCACgagcaaaagcagcagctaCTAAAGTGCGTGCCGAATATGCTGAGCAAGAAGCCAAAGCTAGgatagaaaaagtgaaaaaagagactgaGGCTGAAACACTAGCCATCTGCCgtgaagcagcagaagctgAAGCCGTAGCAGCTGTCTGGGAATCAGCAGTTTCAGGAAGCAACAATTATATTGTGCTGGatgaaacaaattcaacagaaCAAAGCAAACTTGAACGGACAAGTGAATACATCCAAACTCACTTCCATTCCACTAACTCCGTCCAACAAACAGCCATGAAGGCTAGTTCGCCACCAACTCAACCAATTACCTATGCCACTCTCAGTTATAGCCCGAACAACCCCTTTGTTTCACGCCATCAGCCGCCTGTTTTTTCATACGACAGCACAAACAATGTGGATTTTACAGACTATGACTTAGACTATGCGCCACCAGCAGCCAAAGAGTCAGTCAGCCAGAATCCATTTACCCGAGAAGGTCCGCGGGTTATTCCCAAGACTCTTACCTCGCAGATCAGTGACTTGAATATTGGAGCTCCATCCTTCAACCCCCAGCCAACAAATACTCAAAGTATGCCTGCAACTGAACACCTGGCACAATATTTAGCTCGGCGTGACCTAGTGAATACAAGTTTGTACGAGTTTGAtgataaacctgaaaattatcGTGCTTGGCTGTCATCATACAAAAATGCCACTCAAGGACTTGGTCTCACAGCCACTGAGGAATTGGACTTGATGACGCGATGGCTTGGAAAAGAGTCCAGCAACCAGGTGAAACGTCTCCGTGCAGTGCACATAGCAAGTCCACAAATAGCACTGGGGAAAGCTTGGGAACGTCTTCAGGAGTGTTATGCAGCCCCAGAGGTGATTGAAAAGGCCCTCTTTACCCGACTGGATGCATTTCCCAGAGTCTCAGCCAAGGAAAATCTGAAGCTACGAGAGCTAGCTGACCTGCTTATGGAAGTGCAGTGTGCTAAAGAAGATGGCTACTTACCAGGCCTGTCCTACCTGGACACGACACGCGGAATTGAACCCATAGTGACCAAGCTGCCTTATGGACTCCAGGAAAAATGGATCTCGGCCGGTTCtaagtataaagaagcaaatGGAGGACGGTTCCCACCGTTTGATTACTTCACGAAACTCATATGCTATGAGGCCAAGAAGAGAAATGACCCtagctttgcctttttaaataccacCACAATGTCATCTGTCAGAGCTGAAGGTGCCTTTCCTAAAACCTTCAAGAAACCCATTGCAGTTCACAAGATCAATGTCACTCCCACAGAGTCAAATGTCTCTAGTGATCCGAGTAAGATCTGCCCAATACATGCAAAACCCCACCCACTGAAGAAGTGCAAAGCCTTCAGAGCCGAAACTCTTGATGACAGAAAGgtatttctgaaagaaaacggAATCTGCTTTAAGTGCTGTAGCTCAACCAACCATATGGCAAAGGACTGCACTACaattgttaagtgttttgagtgtgacaGCACCCGACATATCTCAGCTATGCACCCAGGACCAGCACCGCACCTCACGACTCCTCTGACCTCGCCACAGCatggcggggagggagaagaggtaAACGACACCAGTGAGGTTAGCGCAAGCTGCACAGCAGTATGTGGTACAGGACAAGTCGGACGGTCATGCTCCAAGATATGCCTGGCAAGAGTGTACCAGAAAGACCACCCAGAGGAAGCCATCAAGGCCTACGTCGTGTTAGACGACCAAAGCAACCGATCGTTGGCCAAGTCCAGTTTCTTTGACAAGTTTGACATCCACACTAAGCCATATCCTTACcaactgaaaacatgttctggTATAGTAGACACTTTCGGCAGAAGGGCATCAGATTTTATCGTGGAGTCCCTCAATGGAAAAGTTAGGATTCCCTTACCACCACTCACTGAGTGTAATGACTTACCTGATAATCGGTCTGAAATTCCCACACCAAATGCCGCTCTGCATCAGCCTCACCTGTCAAAGGTAGCAGAACACATCCCAAAGCTGGACCCCACTGCTGAAATCCTCCTGCTGCTAGGGAGAGACGCAATCAGAGCACACAAAGTAAGGGAACAAATAAATGGCCCCGCCAATGCACCCTTCGCACAACGCCTTGACTTAGGCTGGGTGCTGGTCGGAGAAGTCTGTCTAGGGAGCACACACAAGCCGAACGTCAGTTCCTTCCGGACGGCCATGGTCGACTGTCATCGGCCCTCACTCTTCCAGCCATGCACAAGCCttttgcacattaaagaggaacttcACGACAGACTGCCAGGAAACAGTGCCTTACCACCCAGAGCTAAGGAACACAgtctgggtcaaaatgtgtttgactgcacGGAACAGGACAATAAGCTAGCACCTTCAATCGAAGATGAAACTTTCCTCAAAATGATGGACAAAGACGTCTACAGAAACGATTCACACAGCTGGGTTGCTCCATTGCCGTTCAGACTACCTAGGCAACAGCTTCCCAACAACCGCGAGCAAGCACTCAAGCGGTTTGGCTCACTCCAACGCCAATTCAAAAGAAAGCCAGAAATGCAACAGCAATACGTGGAATTTATGGgtaaactgctgaaaaacaaccatGCTGAGGTGGCACCAGAGctaagagaagaagagtgctGGTATTTACCAAGCTTTGCCGTGtatcacccacagaaacccGATCAAATCAGGGTAGTGTTTGATTCAAGTGCCCAACAGTCTGGGATCTCCTTGAATAACGTGCTCTtgactggaccggatctgaacaACACCCTTCTAGGAGTGCTCATGCGGTTCCGAAAGGACAAGGTCGCTGTGATGGCAGacattcaacaaatgttttactgcttcctTGTGGACGAAAAGCACAGAAACTACCTGCGATTCTTATGGTTCAAGGACAACAACGTAGCCAACGAGGTCATTGACTACAGAATGAAAGTTCATGTTTTCGGGAACAGCCCATCTCCTGCAGTGTCGATCTATGGGCTCAGAAGAGCCATCAGAGATGGCGCAGAAAAATATGGAACAGACACAGTCAACTTCGTCGAACGGCACTTTTATGTTGATGACGGCCTCTGTTCTGTCCCAACTGATGCAGAGGCTATTGGGCTGCTTCATAGGACTCAAGCCTCACTTGCTGAGTCTAACTTGAGGCTCCACAAATTTGTCTCAAACAGTCAGGCTGTCTTGGAAGCCTTCCCAAGTGAGGACTGCGTACAAGCCAAAAGGGATGTAGACCTCAGTGGAGATGAGTCACCCACCCAACGCAGCTTGGGGCTCCTGTGGGAAATAGCAAGTGACACATTCACCTTCTCTGTGTCAACCGACACCAAACCATTCACCCGTCGAGGGGTTCTTTCAATGGTGAACAGTGTCTTCGACCCTTTAGGGTTTCTGGCTCCAGTTACGATCCAAGGCAGGGGCCTTCTCAGAGAGTTGAATTCTGAGACATCGGAGTGGGACACCCCATTGCCTGAAGATAAGTTAGGCAAGTGGGAAGCTTGGAGAAACTCGCTTCAAGACTTGAGGCACTTTCATATACCTAGGATGTACACAGGCATCTGCCCAGCCAAGGCTGAGCGAGTAGAACTCCACGTCTTTAGCGATGCATCTGTGAAGGCCATTGGTGCCGTAGCCTACCTGAAAGCCATCCAAGAAGACACAGTAGACGTGGGATTTGTCATGGCAAAAGCCAAACTTGCCCCTCAATCAGACCCGACCATTCCCAGACTTGAACTGTGTGCAGCAGTCTTAGCAGTGGAAATAGCTGAGCTGATTCAGGATGAACTGGATCTAAAGCTGGATGCCACAAAGTTCTACACTGATAGCAAAGTTGTCCTTGGATACATTTACAACCAGTCCAGACGGTTCTATGTGTACGTCCATAATCGGGTCCAGCGTATACGCCAGTCTACCATCCCTGAACAATGGCACTACGTGAACACCGAAGACAATCCGGCTGACCTGGCGTCGCGGTCGGTCCCAGCAGCACACCTCACAAAGACAATGTGGTTCAACGGACCAACCTTCCTGCGCAAGCCCTCTGTTCAGCCAGACCCTGCCTCAGTCATACCTCAGTCATTCAGCATAGTCTCACCAGAGTCAGATGCAGAGGTCCGTCCAGCGGTGAAGAGCTACATTACTGATCTACAAGGGAAAGTTCTCAGCACAGAGCGCTTTGAAAGGTTCTCCACATTCGACACTCTCCAACGAGCCATCGCACTCCTTATTCATATAGGGAGATCCTTCAGCACTCCGACAGGCAAGTGCAAGGGATGGCATCACTGTGACTTACCTCGTTCAGTGGATGAGCTTTCCCAAGCAAGAGAAGTCATCATCGGAGCTGTTCAGAGGAATACCTTTGTGAAGGAATTTGAAGCTctggagagaggaaagcaagTTCCGTTAAGCAGCTGCCTACGCTCTCTCAACCCAGTCTTACAGGATGACCTCCTCTGCCTTGGAGGCAGACTGAAGAATGCAGATGTGTCCATTGAACAAAAGAACCCTGTCATTCTCCCAAAAGAACACCATGTGTCCTTGCTTCTCACCAGATACCACCATGCCCAAGTAAAGCATCAGGGTCGCCAGTTAACAGAAGGTGCTGTACGAGCTGCTGGGCTCTGGATCCTGGGAGGCAAGCGGCTCGTTAACTCAACTATTCACAAGTGCATCACCTGTCGCAGACTTAGAGGACGGATGCAGGAacaaaaaatggcagatttgCCCACAGAACGCCTTACAACCTGCCCTCCCTTCACGTATGTGGGACTGGATGTCTTCGGACCCTGGCACGTCTCCACCAGACGCACCAGAGGGACACAACCTCAGAGCAAGTGCTGGGCCATACTATTCTGCTGCATGAGCTCCAGGGCAGTTCACATCGAGGTGATTACCTCAATGGACACCTCAAGCTGCATAAACGCATTGAGGCGTTTCTTTGCCATAAGAGGACCAGCCAAACAACTGAGGTCAGACTGCGGCACAAATTTCATTGGGGCTTGCAAAGAACTTGGGCTGAGTGCAGATCAACCAGACAGCACAGTGCAGAGGTATCTGCAACATCAAGGATGCTCCTGGGTGTTTAACCCGCCTCATGCCTCACACATGGGGGGTTCATGGGAGCGCCTCATTGGGTTAGCCCGAAGAATCCTGGATTCGACGCTCCGCGAACACAGCACTCGCCTAACTCATGATGTTCTGTGCACACTAATGGCAGAAGTGACAGCAATTCTGAACGCAAGACCACTAGTTCCAGTATCGAATGATCCCGAGAATCCATTCATCCTCACACCATCGATGCTGTTAACGCAGAAAGTGGGCGtcccaccacctccaggtgACTTCACAGGCAGAGACCTCCTCACGAAGCAGTGGAGACAAGTACAAGCATTATCCAACTTGTTCTGGAACCGTTGGAGACAAGTGTACCTGTCAACCTTACAAAGCCGCAAGAAATGGACAAGGTCCCACCAGAACCTGCAGGACGGTgacatcgtcctcctcaaagacAACCAAGCTGCCCGCAACAACTGGCCTTTGGCAGTGGTCACAAAGGCTATTCCAGGAACAGATGGAAGAGTCCGTAAGGTGGAACTAAAGACAGCAAACCAAGGCCAACCAAAGACTTACCTTAGACCAGTGACGGAAACGGTTTTGCTTCTTCATAAGAACTGA